Proteins co-encoded in one Prescottella sp. R16 genomic window:
- the ahcY gene encoding adenosylhomocysteinase → MSGSPETAVPVAEHRGGIDFKVADLSLAEFGRKEIRLAEHEMPGLMELRREYADVAPLKGARISGSLHMTIQTAVLIETLTALGAEVRWASCNIFSTQDHAAAAVVVGPHGTPEEPKGVPVFAWKGETLEEYWWAAEQMLTWPGTTANMILDDGGDATMLVLRGAQYEKAGVVPPTEDGDSDEYKVFLALLRKSLEADGGKWTAIAESVKGVTEETTTGVLRLYQFAAAGELAFPAINVNDSVTKSKFDNKYGTRHSLLDGINRGTDVLIGGKAALVCGYGDVGKGCAEALRGQGARVTVTEIDPINALQAMMDGYDVKTVEEFIGQADIVVTATGNKDIISFEHMKQMKHQAILGNIGHFDNEIDMAGLERAGDVTRVNIKPQVDEFTFADGHSIIVLSEGRLLNLGNATGHPSFVMSNSFANQTIAQIELWTKPDEYDNEVYRLPKHLDEKVAKIHVEALGGSITKLTKDQAEYIGVDVEGPYKPEHYRY, encoded by the coding sequence ATGTCGGGTTCCCCCGAAACAGCAGTCCCGGTGGCCGAGCACCGGGGCGGTATCGACTTCAAGGTGGCGGATCTGTCGCTCGCGGAGTTCGGGCGCAAAGAGATTCGGCTCGCCGAGCACGAGATGCCCGGTCTGATGGAGCTGCGCCGCGAGTACGCGGACGTGGCGCCGCTCAAGGGTGCCCGCATCTCCGGTTCGCTGCACATGACCATCCAGACCGCGGTGCTCATCGAGACGCTGACGGCTCTCGGTGCCGAGGTCCGCTGGGCGTCGTGCAACATCTTCTCGACGCAGGACCATGCGGCCGCGGCCGTCGTCGTCGGTCCGCACGGCACGCCGGAGGAACCCAAGGGTGTCCCCGTGTTCGCATGGAAGGGCGAAACCCTCGAGGAGTACTGGTGGGCGGCCGAGCAGATGCTCACGTGGCCGGGCACGACCGCCAACATGATTCTGGACGACGGTGGTGACGCCACGATGCTCGTGCTGCGCGGCGCACAGTACGAGAAGGCCGGCGTCGTCCCGCCCACCGAGGACGGCGACTCCGACGAGTACAAGGTGTTCCTTGCACTGCTGCGCAAGTCCCTCGAGGCGGACGGCGGCAAGTGGACCGCGATCGCCGAGTCCGTCAAGGGTGTCACCGAGGAGACCACCACCGGCGTGCTGCGCCTGTACCAGTTCGCGGCCGCCGGCGAACTGGCGTTCCCGGCGATCAACGTCAACGACTCGGTCACCAAGAGCAAGTTCGACAACAAGTACGGCACCCGCCACTCGCTGCTCGACGGCATCAACCGCGGCACCGATGTGCTGATCGGCGGCAAGGCCGCGCTGGTGTGTGGCTACGGCGACGTCGGCAAGGGCTGCGCGGAGGCGCTGCGCGGCCAGGGCGCGCGTGTCACGGTCACCGAGATCGACCCGATCAACGCGCTCCAGGCCATGATGGACGGCTACGACGTCAAGACCGTCGAGGAGTTCATCGGCCAGGCCGACATCGTCGTCACCGCGACCGGCAACAAGGACATCATCTCCTTCGAGCACATGAAGCAGATGAAGCATCAGGCGATCCTCGGCAACATCGGCCACTTCGACAACGAGATCGACATGGCGGGCCTCGAGCGTGCCGGTGACGTCACGCGCGTCAACATCAAGCCGCAGGTCGACGAGTTCACGTTTGCCGACGGCCACTCGATCATCGTGCTGTCCGAGGGCCGTCTGCTGAATCTGGGCAACGCCACCGGCCACCCGTCGTTCGTGATGTCCAACTCGTTCGCGAACCAGACGATCGCGCAGATCGAGCTGTGGACCAAGCCGGACGAGTACGACAACGAGGTCTACCGTCTGCCCAAGCACCTCGACGAGAAGGTCGCGAAGATCCACGTCGAGGCACTCGGCGGTTCGATCACCAAGCTGACCAAGGACCAGGCCGAGTACATCGGTGTGGACGTCGAAGGCCCCTACAAGCCGGAGCACTACCGCTACTAG
- a CDS encoding TetR family transcriptional regulator, translating into MSESPRRTPYPEASRQLLRESILGAVHDLLLERDWPAVTMTDVAAAVGVSRQTIYNEFGSRQGLAEGYALQLADRFVDAVTSAVYAHPGDGHAALVDGFAAFFRASAVDPLVRSLRSGTAKPDLLRIVTIDSGQLIERASGRLAETFRHSWIGASDADADTLSHGIVRVALSYVSMPPTSDRDDARELAALLAPFVSIVVRS; encoded by the coding sequence ATGAGCGAGTCACCACGGCGGACACCGTATCCGGAGGCGTCGCGGCAACTGCTGCGCGAGTCGATTCTCGGTGCGGTCCACGACCTTCTGCTCGAACGGGACTGGCCTGCGGTGACGATGACGGACGTGGCGGCCGCGGTCGGGGTGAGCCGGCAGACGATCTACAACGAGTTCGGTAGCCGCCAGGGTCTCGCCGAGGGGTACGCGCTGCAGCTGGCGGACCGGTTCGTCGACGCGGTCACCTCGGCCGTGTATGCGCATCCGGGTGACGGGCACGCGGCCCTCGTCGACGGATTCGCGGCCTTCTTCCGGGCGAGCGCCGTCGATCCCCTGGTGCGGTCGCTGCGCAGCGGGACGGCCAAACCCGATCTGCTGCGGATCGTCACGATCGACAGCGGCCAGCTCATCGAACGGGCGTCGGGCCGTCTGGCAGAGACGTTCCGGCACAGCTGGATCGGGGCATCCGACGCCGATGCCGACACCCTGAGCCACGGCATCGTGCGGGTCGCGTTGAGCTACGTGTCGATGCCGCCGACATCCGATCGTGACGATGCGCGGGAGCTGGCGGCGTTGTTGGCTCCGTTCGTGAGCATCGTCGTCCGCAGCTGA
- a CDS encoding rubredoxin — protein sequence MKDYRLYQCAQCGFEYDEELGWPDEGIAPGTRWDDIPDDWRCPDCGAAKEDFFMVEVERS from the coding sequence GTGAAGGACTACAGGCTCTACCAGTGCGCGCAGTGCGGCTTCGAGTACGACGAGGAACTCGGCTGGCCCGACGAGGGCATCGCGCCGGGCACCCGGTGGGACGACATTCCCGACGACTGGCGGTGCCCGGACTGTGGGGCCGCCAAGGAGGACTTCTTCATGGTGGAGGTCGAACGCAGCTGA
- a CDS encoding rubredoxin, which produces MSAYRCPVCEYVFDETVGAPREGFPAGTAWTSVPDDWCCPDCGVREKIDFEQVVS; this is translated from the coding sequence ATGAGCGCGTACCGATGCCCGGTGTGCGAGTACGTGTTCGACGAAACCGTCGGCGCGCCGAGAGAGGGATTCCCCGCCGGGACGGCCTGGACGTCGGTCCCCGACGACTGGTGCTGCCCCGACTGCGGGGTCCGGGAGAAGATCGATTTCGAACAGGTGGTGTCGTGA
- a CDS encoding alkane 1-monooxygenase, with the protein MSSEVREPDAAAPVWRDKKRYLWLLGLIPPTALFVATGLVWATNRLGLDAVAPVWWWIGPLLVYGLLPILDLWFGDDGQNPPDEVMEQLENDRYYRWCTYAYIPFQLLTLVAACYLWSADDLSWLGIDGGLGVVSKIGLAISVGCVAGIGINTAHELGHKKDDLERWLSKITLAQSFYGHFYIEHNRGHHVRVATPEDPASSRFGESFWAFLPRSVWGSLRSSWRLEKARLERLGTSPWTLRNDVLNAWAMSVVLFGVLIAVFGVGVAPYLLLQAVFGFTLLETVNYLEHYGLLRQRTASGRYERCTPAHSWNSDHICTNIFLYHLQRHSDHHANPTRRYQTLRSMDVAPNLPSGYAGMIVLAYVPPLWRKVMDHRVLAHYDGDITKVNLQPSKREKLLAAHGVNGGTA; encoded by the coding sequence ATGTCGAGCGAGGTGCGCGAGCCGGACGCGGCGGCGCCGGTGTGGCGGGACAAGAAGCGGTATCTGTGGCTGCTGGGCCTGATCCCGCCCACCGCGCTGTTCGTCGCGACGGGACTGGTGTGGGCGACGAACCGGCTGGGGCTCGACGCCGTCGCGCCCGTCTGGTGGTGGATCGGGCCGCTGCTCGTCTACGGGCTCCTCCCGATCCTCGACCTGTGGTTCGGGGACGACGGGCAGAATCCGCCCGACGAGGTGATGGAGCAGCTCGAGAACGACCGCTACTACCGATGGTGCACATACGCCTACATTCCGTTCCAGCTCCTCACGCTGGTCGCCGCGTGCTACCTGTGGTCGGCGGACGATCTGTCCTGGCTCGGCATCGACGGCGGGCTCGGGGTGGTGTCGAAGATCGGCCTCGCGATCAGTGTCGGCTGCGTCGCCGGCATCGGCATCAACACCGCCCACGAGCTCGGTCACAAGAAGGACGACCTCGAACGCTGGCTGTCGAAGATCACGCTGGCGCAGTCGTTCTACGGCCACTTCTACATCGAGCACAACCGGGGCCACCACGTGCGGGTCGCCACCCCGGAGGACCCGGCGAGTTCACGGTTCGGGGAGAGCTTCTGGGCGTTCCTGCCGCGCAGCGTGTGGGGGAGCCTGCGCTCGTCGTGGCGCCTCGAGAAGGCCCGGCTCGAACGGCTCGGCACGAGCCCGTGGACACTGCGCAACGACGTCCTGAACGCGTGGGCGATGTCGGTGGTGCTGTTCGGCGTCCTGATCGCGGTGTTCGGTGTCGGCGTCGCCCCGTATCTGCTGCTGCAGGCGGTGTTCGGCTTCACGCTGCTCGAGACGGTCAACTACCTCGAGCACTACGGGCTGCTGCGGCAGCGCACCGCGAGCGGCCGCTACGAACGGTGCACGCCCGCACACAGCTGGAACAGCGACCACATCTGCACCAACATCTTCCTGTACCACCTGCAGCGGCACAGCGACCATCACGCCAACCCCACCCGGCGCTACCAGACGTTGCGCAGCATGGACGTCGCACCGAACCTGCCGAGCGGCTACGCCGGCATGATCGTCCTCGCGTACGTGCCGCCGTTGTGGCGGAAGGTCATGGACCATCGGGTGCTCGCCCACTACGACGGCGACATCACGAAGGTGAACCTGCAGCCGAGCAAGCGCGAGAAACTGCTCGCGGCCCACGGTGTGAACGGGGGAACGGCATGA
- a CDS encoding amino acid permease, whose protein sequence is MATPARKPVSNRSGLFRTKSIEQSIRETDEPETKLRKDLTGWDLTVFGVAVVIGAGIFTLTARTAGNVAGPSVSLAFVFAAIACAFAALCYAEFASTVPVAGSAYTFSYATFGEFVAWIIGWDLILEFALAAAVVSKGWSLYLGEVLGGSRTILHLGSIEIDWGALLIVTIITVLLAVGTKVSSRVSAVVTAIKVAVVLFVVVLGAFYIKAENYSPYIPPSEAGTTGEGIHQSLFSFLTGAGGSNFGWYGLLAAASLVFFAFIGFDVVATTAEETKNPQKALPRGILGSLAIVAVLYVAVSLVLTGMVNYKDLAGDDSTLATAFALNGMDWAKNLISFGALAGLTTVVMVLMLGQTRVLFAMSRDGLMPRSLAPTGKRGTPVRITVIVGVVVAALAAVFPIGTLEEMVNIGTLFAFVLVSIGVVILRRTRPDLPRGFRVPLVPLIPILAVVSCLWLMLNLSVETWLRFLIWMALGVVVYFAYSRRHSMIGIRERQAAAAEAAGAAEDGTDS, encoded by the coding sequence ATGGCGACACCCGCCAGGAAGCCCGTGAGCAACCGCTCCGGGCTGTTCCGTACCAAGTCGATCGAGCAGTCGATCCGCGAGACCGACGAACCCGAGACCAAACTCCGCAAGGATCTGACGGGGTGGGATCTGACGGTATTCGGTGTCGCGGTGGTGATCGGTGCCGGCATCTTCACGCTGACCGCGCGGACCGCCGGCAACGTCGCCGGGCCGTCGGTGTCGCTCGCGTTCGTGTTCGCGGCGATCGCGTGTGCGTTCGCGGCGCTGTGCTACGCCGAATTCGCCTCCACGGTGCCCGTCGCCGGTAGCGCCTACACGTTCTCGTACGCCACGTTCGGCGAGTTCGTCGCCTGGATCATCGGCTGGGACCTCATCCTCGAATTCGCGCTCGCCGCCGCCGTCGTCTCGAAGGGCTGGTCGCTGTACCTCGGTGAGGTGCTCGGCGGTTCGCGGACGATCCTCCACCTCGGATCGATCGAGATCGACTGGGGGGCACTGCTGATCGTCACGATCATCACGGTGCTGCTGGCCGTCGGCACGAAGGTGTCGTCGCGGGTCTCGGCGGTCGTCACCGCCATCAAGGTCGCGGTCGTGCTGTTCGTCGTCGTGCTCGGCGCGTTCTACATCAAGGCGGAGAACTACTCGCCGTACATTCCGCCGTCGGAGGCGGGTACGACGGGCGAGGGCATCCACCAGTCGCTGTTCTCGTTCCTCACCGGCGCCGGCGGCAGCAACTTCGGCTGGTACGGACTGCTGGCCGCCGCCAGCCTGGTGTTCTTCGCGTTCATCGGTTTCGACGTCGTCGCCACCACCGCGGAGGAGACCAAGAACCCGCAGAAGGCGCTGCCGCGCGGCATTCTCGGTTCGCTCGCGATCGTCGCGGTGCTGTACGTCGCGGTCTCGCTCGTGCTCACCGGAATGGTGAACTACAAGGACCTCGCCGGCGACGACTCGACGCTCGCGACGGCCTTCGCGCTCAACGGCATGGACTGGGCCAAGAACCTCATTTCCTTCGGCGCCCTGGCGGGGCTGACGACCGTCGTCATGGTGCTCATGCTCGGCCAGACCCGCGTCCTGTTCGCGATGTCGCGGGACGGGCTGATGCCGCGGTCGCTCGCACCGACCGGCAAACGCGGCACCCCGGTGCGCATCACCGTCATCGTCGGTGTCGTCGTCGCGGCCCTGGCGGCCGTCTTCCCGATCGGCACCCTCGAGGAGATGGTCAACATCGGCACGCTGTTCGCGTTCGTGCTGGTGTCGATCGGTGTGGTGATCCTGCGCCGCACCCGCCCGGATCTGCCGCGTGGATTCCGGGTGCCGCTCGTGCCGCTGATCCCGATCCTCGCCGTCGTGTCGTGCCTGTGGCTGATGCTCAACCTGTCCGTCGAGACATGGCTGCGGTTCCTGATCTGGATGGCGCTCGGTGTCGTCGTGTACTTCGCCTACAGCCGTCGGCACTCGATGATCGGGATCCGGGAGCGGCAGGCGGCGGCTGCCGAGGCGGCGGGGGCGGCGGAGGACGGCACCGACTCCTGA
- a CDS encoding cation diffusion facilitator family transporter has product MSAHGGKKAIFAALTANAGIAVAKFTGFLITGSSSMLAESVHSVADTSNQGLLLLGQKRAEQQADDLHQFGYGRNRYFYSFVVALVLFTLGSLFAIYEGIHKIQHPEGLSSPIVAVVILGVAIALEGYSFVTAARESRPLKGDASWWGFIRTSRSPELPVVLLEDTGALIGLVLALGGVGLTMLTGDPVWDGIGTLCIGVLLGIIAVVLIVEMKSLLIGEGATPDEAEKILAALVDGVRIDRVIHCRTQYLGPDEILVAAKVAITPGLDIGDVATAIDDAEKRIRTALPAVELIYIEPDLYRTTVG; this is encoded by the coding sequence GTGTCGGCGCACGGGGGTAAAAAAGCGATCTTCGCGGCACTCACCGCGAACGCGGGAATCGCGGTGGCGAAGTTCACCGGATTCCTCATCACGGGATCGTCGTCGATGCTGGCCGAATCGGTTCACTCGGTGGCCGACACGTCCAATCAGGGCCTGTTGCTGCTCGGCCAGAAGCGTGCCGAGCAGCAGGCCGACGACCTGCACCAGTTCGGGTACGGCCGCAACCGCTACTTCTATTCGTTCGTCGTCGCGCTCGTGCTGTTCACCCTCGGTTCGCTGTTCGCGATCTACGAGGGCATCCACAAGATCCAGCACCCCGAGGGCCTGTCGTCGCCGATCGTGGCCGTCGTCATCCTCGGTGTCGCGATCGCACTCGAGGGCTACAGCTTCGTCACCGCGGCGCGGGAGTCGCGTCCGCTCAAGGGGGACGCGAGCTGGTGGGGGTTCATCCGCACGTCGCGCAGCCCCGAACTGCCCGTCGTCCTGCTCGAGGACACCGGGGCCCTGATCGGCCTGGTCCTCGCGCTCGGCGGCGTCGGTCTGACGATGCTCACCGGCGACCCGGTCTGGGACGGCATCGGAACGCTGTGTATCGGCGTGCTGCTCGGCATCATCGCCGTCGTCCTCATCGTCGAGATGAAGAGCCTGCTCATCGGGGAGGGCGCGACACCCGACGAAGCGGAGAAGATCCTCGCCGCGCTCGTGGACGGGGTCCGCATCGACCGGGTCATCCACTGCCGCACCCAGTACCTGGGCCCGGACGAGATCCTGGTCGCGGCCAAGGTCGCGATCACCCCCGGACTCGACATCGGGGACGTCGCGACCGCGATCGACGACGCAGAGAAGAGGATCCGTACCGCACTACCCGCCGTCGAGCTGATCTACATCGAACCGGATCTGTACCGCACCACCGTGGGATGA
- the manA gene encoding mannose-6-phosphate isomerase, class I produces MRQLEGALRSYAWGSRTALAELCGRTSPSAHPEAELWLGAHPADPARVVEDGSPRSLRDVVDADPAGELGDRCIAEFGADLPFLLKVLAAEEPLSLQAHPSAEQAREGFAREEAAGIPIDSPERNYRDASHKPELVVALTRFEALAGFRDPHRTVRLLEALAVPELDPYTGLLAGQPDSGGLRALFTTWITLPSPALSALLPAVLDGCVAYLSTPDASGLEFAAEAQTALELSEGYPGDAGVLASLLLNRITLEPGQGLFLDAGNLHAYLHGTAVEIMANSDNVLRGGLTPKHVDVPELLRVLDFDSVDVPILTPVPSPDPENGGWGVYETPAPEFRLARIDLDLDTTDGAATGFGSGGPRILLCTSGAAKVTCETRSLVVESGGSVWISAADRDIQVQSCAEHTQLFVAGVGAVHG; encoded by the coding sequence GTGCGCCAACTCGAAGGTGCGCTCCGGTCCTACGCCTGGGGGTCGCGAACTGCGCTCGCGGAACTGTGCGGCCGCACCAGCCCCAGCGCGCACCCGGAAGCGGAACTGTGGTTGGGAGCGCATCCCGCCGACCCGGCGCGGGTCGTCGAGGACGGCTCCCCACGCTCCCTGCGGGACGTCGTCGACGCCGACCCGGCCGGTGAACTCGGCGACCGGTGTATCGCCGAGTTCGGGGCGGACCTGCCGTTCCTGCTCAAGGTGCTCGCGGCGGAGGAGCCGCTGTCGCTGCAGGCGCATCCCAGTGCCGAGCAGGCCCGGGAGGGCTTCGCGCGGGAGGAGGCGGCGGGCATTCCGATCGATTCGCCCGAACGCAACTACCGGGACGCGAGTCACAAACCGGAACTGGTGGTGGCACTCACCCGGTTCGAGGCGCTCGCCGGCTTCCGGGACCCGCACCGGACCGTCCGCCTGCTCGAGGCACTTGCGGTACCGGAACTCGACCCGTACACGGGACTACTTGCCGGACAACCCGATTCGGGTGGTTTGCGGGCACTGTTCACGACGTGGATCACGCTGCCGTCCCCGGCACTGTCGGCGCTGCTCCCGGCCGTGCTCGACGGCTGTGTCGCCTACCTGTCCACCCCCGACGCGAGTGGGCTCGAATTCGCGGCCGAAGCGCAGACGGCACTCGAACTGAGCGAGGGCTACCCGGGCGATGCCGGGGTGCTGGCGTCGCTGCTGCTCAACCGGATCACCCTGGAACCGGGACAGGGCCTGTTCCTCGACGCCGGCAACCTGCACGCCTACCTGCACGGCACGGCCGTCGAGATCATGGCGAACTCGGACAACGTCCTGCGCGGCGGTCTGACCCCCAAACACGTCGACGTGCCCGAACTGCTGCGCGTCCTCGACTTCGATTCGGTCGACGTTCCGATCCTGACCCCCGTGCCCTCCCCGGACCCCGAGAACGGTGGGTGGGGCGTCTACGAGACCCCGGCACCGGAATTCCGGCTCGCGCGCATCGACCTCGACCTGGACACCACGGACGGCGCCGCGACCGGGTTCGGGTCGGGCGGCCCCCGGATCCTGCTGTGCACGTCCGGTGCCGCGAAAGTGACGTGCGAGACGCGGTCCCTCGTCGTCGAGAGCGGCGGTTCGGTGTGGATCTCCGCGGCGGACCGCGACATCCAGGTCCAGTCGTGCGCCGAGCACACACAATTGTTCGTCGCCGGGGTGGGCGCCGTCCACGGGTGA